One window from the genome of Methylophaga thalassica encodes:
- a CDS encoding phytanoyl-CoA dioxygenase family protein, which translates to MAELKALRVELNLGIEENGFEMHSSFLCNDSINEITTEIEALDSDFPKHGIRNAEKKLSSVRNLVESDLLLEKARIYLTGKPEVVRVIVFDKTADKNWLVTWHQDKTISVSDKKEVDGWGPWTLKDGVHHVQPKLNVLEEMVTFRIHLDDANESNGCLKVIPKSHKLGILSKNEQDRIVAESEAYICSAKSGDLLVMRPHLLHSSSKGTEPNHRRIVHIEYSSFQLPIGLAWT; encoded by the coding sequence ATGGCGGAGTTAAAGGCTTTGAGAGTGGAGTTAAATTTGGGCATCGAAGAAAATGGATTTGAGATGCACTCTAGCTTTCTATGTAACGACTCTATTAATGAAATAACTACTGAGATTGAAGCGTTAGATTCAGACTTCCCGAAACATGGAATTCGCAACGCTGAGAAGAAACTCAGCTCTGTTAGAAATCTCGTCGAGTCAGACTTGCTTCTAGAAAAGGCCAGGATTTATCTCACAGGAAAACCTGAAGTAGTGCGAGTTATTGTCTTTGATAAAACGGCCGATAAGAACTGGCTTGTTACTTGGCATCAAGATAAGACAATTTCAGTTAGTGACAAGAAGGAGGTTGATGGTTGGGGGCCTTGGACTTTGAAAGATGGGGTTCACCATGTTCAACCTAAGCTAAATGTCTTGGAGGAAATGGTAACTTTCCGCATTCATCTAGATGATGCGAATGAGAGCAATGGCTGCCTAAAAGTAATACCTAAGAGTCATAAATTGGGCATTCTCAGCAAAAATGAACAAGATCGTATTGTTGCTGAATCAGAAGCATATATCTGCTCAGCTAAATCGGGAGACTTATTAGTGATGCGGCCACATTTACTGCATTCATCAAGCAAAGGCACAGAGCCAAATCACCGTCGTATTGTTCATATAGAGTACAGTAGCTTTCAGTTACCAATCGGGCTAGCATGGACTTAA
- a CDS encoding endonuclease/exonuclease/phosphatase family protein codes for MSKNQLRILTYNLHKGFNTSNRQFTLHPIRDALVETNADIMLLQEIQGEHSKHGLTHDAWPEGLHSEFLAKDVWPHHAYGKNAIYEVGHHGNAILSKYPLVSWENINVSPFSWASRSLLHGEIQLPWSDEILHIICIHLGLTGIERRKQFGLLCDRIQAHVPDSAPLIVAGDFNDWTGQAEKRLAQRLDLKEAYRTLHNRYARTWPSWMPMLKMDRIYYRGMEPTLCGRPPHSAWNQLSDHAPLIAAFDLP; via the coding sequence ATGTCGAAAAACCAGCTCCGCATTCTGACCTACAATTTGCATAAAGGCTTTAACACCAGTAACCGCCAATTCACGTTGCATCCGATCCGAGATGCCTTGGTGGAAACCAATGCCGATATCATGCTGCTGCAGGAGATTCAGGGCGAGCACAGTAAACATGGTTTAACTCATGACGCTTGGCCGGAAGGTTTACACTCTGAGTTTTTGGCAAAAGATGTTTGGCCTCATCATGCTTACGGCAAGAATGCCATTTATGAAGTCGGCCACCATGGCAATGCTATTCTCAGCAAATATCCACTTGTCAGCTGGGAAAATATCAATGTCTCTCCATTCAGTTGGGCCAGCCGTAGTCTGTTACATGGCGAAATTCAATTGCCCTGGTCAGATGAGATTTTGCATATCATTTGTATTCACCTGGGTTTAACCGGTATAGAACGTCGCAAGCAATTTGGCTTGTTATGTGATCGTATACAGGCGCATGTACCGGATAGCGCACCACTCATTGTCGCCGGTGATTTTAATGACTGGACTGGTCAGGCTGAAAAGCGTCTGGCACAGCGTCTGGATTTAAAAGAAGCTTACCGTACCCTGCATAATCGCTATGCGCGAACCTGGCCCTCATGGATGCCAATGTTGAAAATGGATCGTATTTATTATCGGGGCATGGAGCCGACATTATGTGGCAGACCACCGCATTCGGCATGGAACCAATTATCCGATCACGCACCACTTATCGCTGCTTTTGACTTACCCTGA
- a CDS encoding YkvA family protein: MKIIEQLRKWATALKTQITALFIAYQRPDVPLLSKIIISLVIAYAVSPIDLIPDFIPVLGWLDEILLLPLGCWLAIRLMPSAIWLDCQEKAQHRSIQLPRNRWIVWGIIIIWCLLAVWLLSLAWPYFEQYF, from the coding sequence ATGAAAATCATCGAACAGCTCAGAAAATGGGCAACTGCATTAAAAACCCAAATTACCGCATTGTTTATCGCCTATCAGCGTCCAGATGTTCCGTTGCTGAGTAAAATCATTATTAGTCTTGTCATCGCTTATGCCGTCAGCCCGATTGATCTGATTCCTGATTTTATTCCCGTCTTAGGCTGGTTGGATGAAATTCTGCTGTTACCTCTCGGCTGTTGGCTGGCTATTCGATTAATGCCCTCTGCCATTTGGCTCGATTGTCAGGAAAAAGCACAACATCGTTCTATCCAACTGCCGCGTAACCGATGGATCGTGTGGGGTATTATCATCATTTGGTGTTTGCTGGCTGTTTGGCTACTCTCTTTAGCCTGGCCCTACTTTGAACAGTATTTTTAA
- the gluQRS gene encoding tRNA glutamyl-Q(34) synthetase GluQRS codes for MTDYIGRYAPSPTGPLHFGSLVTAVASYLEAKTQSGKWLLRMEDLDKPREMPGAADEILRTLESYGFEWDGEVVYQSQRSDLYQSYLDQLIDKQRVYPCNCSRREIADIAHAGIEGPIYPGSCRHGLSSHRQQIAWRLRVDSDRLVFSDRVYGNFQHHLKNDFGDFILKRADGLFAYQLAVVVDDAEQGITHVVRGADLLNSTSRQIYLQQQLGVSTPSYTHIPLVKNAQGEKLSKQTAAPAIKDKEATAQLINALFFLGLDVTALSSAMPVSTLWQWALPHWQLSGVQKKIIQKNSEKS; via the coding sequence ATGACCGATTATATCGGGCGATATGCCCCCTCTCCCACTGGACCACTACACTTTGGTTCACTGGTCACTGCTGTTGCCAGCTATCTTGAGGCTAAAACCCAGTCAGGCAAATGGCTATTGCGAATGGAGGATCTGGATAAACCCAGAGAAATGCCTGGCGCAGCAGATGAGATATTACGTACGCTGGAAAGTTATGGCTTTGAATGGGATGGAGAGGTTGTTTATCAAAGCCAACGTAGTGACTTATATCAATCTTATCTTGACCAACTCATTGATAAACAACGTGTCTATCCCTGTAATTGTAGCCGCCGCGAAATTGCCGACATTGCCCATGCAGGAATAGAAGGTCCTATCTACCCAGGCTCATGTAGACATGGTCTGTCATCACACCGGCAACAGATAGCCTGGCGACTTCGAGTAGATAGCGACAGACTGGTTTTTAGTGATCGGGTCTATGGTAACTTCCAGCATCATCTAAAGAATGATTTTGGTGACTTTATATTAAAACGCGCTGACGGGCTCTTTGCCTATCAGTTAGCCGTGGTAGTGGATGATGCCGAGCAAGGTATCACTCATGTTGTTCGAGGTGCAGATTTATTAAATTCGACCAGTCGCCAGATTTATCTGCAGCAGCAACTAGGTGTTTCGACACCAAGCTATACCCATATTCCTCTAGTAAAAAATGCTCAAGGTGAAAAGCTGAGTAAACAAACCGCTGCACCAGCAATCAAAGACAAGGAGGCAACTGCACAGTTAATTAACGCCCTATTTTTTTTGGGGCTTGATGTAACAGCGCTGTCTTCAGCGATGCCGGTTTCAACTTTATGGCAGTGGGCATTGCCCCATTGGCAACTCTCCGGAGTTCAGAAAAAAATCATCCAAAAAAACAGTGAAAAAAGCTAA
- a CDS encoding AI-2E family transporter, whose amino-acid sequence MSDDIQNNHAMPADASPELLSNDIPATTIFKSSSHWAVVGIFLLLLLASIAHARDFLVPVALGVLLALVFSPVRRFLERRRLPPAISAFIIVCGLMTLIGLGLSTLADPVQRWIKEAPTIGFKIEQKLRGANQSAKEVIDAGKQIEQIASLENETEQVQKVSPREPGVLVKLATSVPEILAQMVFTLVLLFFLLASGDMFYEKLVHIMPTFKDKRNAIKISYDIERKLSNYLFTITLINAVLGIAVGVSMWLLGMPNAILFGVLAFAFNFVPYLGAIVGVVIAALVGLLTFDHTGTALLPALTYLILTIFEGQIATPYFVGRRLEMNPVVIFLSVALWAWLWSIVGMLVAVPLLVAVRTFCEHIPSLQAFGTFLSARGSENFHPENAETET is encoded by the coding sequence ATGTCAGACGATATACAAAATAACCACGCCATGCCAGCAGATGCCAGCCCCGAATTACTGTCAAACGATATACCTGCTACCACCATATTTAAGTCGAGTTCGCACTGGGCTGTAGTCGGTATATTTTTACTGCTGTTACTGGCCAGTATTGCTCACGCTCGTGATTTTCTCGTGCCGGTAGCGCTTGGTGTGTTATTGGCACTGGTATTTAGTCCGGTGCGACGTTTCCTTGAACGCAGACGGCTACCACCAGCTATCTCCGCTTTTATTATTGTATGCGGATTGATGACGCTAATAGGCTTGGGCTTAAGTACGCTCGCTGATCCTGTACAGCGTTGGATTAAAGAAGCCCCCACCATCGGCTTTAAAATAGAACAGAAATTGCGTGGTGCCAACCAGTCAGCAAAAGAAGTCATTGATGCTGGTAAACAGATTGAGCAGATCGCTTCACTAGAAAACGAGACAGAGCAAGTACAGAAAGTCTCACCACGCGAGCCAGGAGTGCTTGTCAAACTCGCTACTTCGGTGCCTGAAATTCTGGCGCAAATGGTATTCACCCTAGTGTTGCTGTTCTTTCTGCTGGCCTCAGGTGATATGTTTTACGAAAAGCTAGTACACATCATGCCGACGTTTAAAGATAAACGTAACGCGATCAAAATTAGCTATGACATTGAACGTAAGTTGTCGAATTACTTATTCACTATCACCCTTATTAATGCTGTGCTTGGTATAGCGGTTGGAGTATCAATGTGGCTACTGGGCATGCCAAATGCCATCTTATTCGGAGTGTTAGCGTTCGCCTTTAATTTTGTGCCTTACCTTGGTGCTATTGTCGGCGTTGTGATCGCGGCTCTCGTGGGATTGCTTACCTTTGACCATACCGGTACCGCACTGCTTCCGGCCCTCACTTATTTGATCCTAACTATTTTTGAAGGGCAGATTGCCACACCATATTTCGTTGGTCGGCGTTTAGAAATGAACCCCGTCGTGATTTTCCTCTCGGTCGCATTATGGGCCTGGCTGTGGTCGATTGTGGGTATGTTAGTAGCAGTGCCATTATTGGTTGCTGTTCGCACCTTTTGCGAACATATCCCCAGCTTACAGGCATTTGGTACTTTTCTCTCGGCACGGGGTAGTGAAAATTTTCATCCAGAAAATGCCGAGACAGAAACCTGA
- the hslO gene encoding Hsp33 family molecular chaperone HslO has product MKSDCLQRFIFDNAAIRGEWVNLQESWQEVLNRRDYPQALRNVLGEMMGAAALLAATVKITGRLVLQVRSEGPVSLMMVECTSKDTLRALAQWDGEIADDASLTDMMGGGTLAITIEQEGAKQPYQGVVSLQGVNLAETLENYFENSEQLATKIWLSANEHNVAGLFLQQLPSEENQREDAQEDWFRISQLASTITDEELLTLESETLLHRLFHEEQVRLFEPTDLRFSCTCSRQRVEETIAMLGQEEADDIIVTEGEIEVACEFCNQHYTFDKVDVAKLFNDTVASASEPNTLH; this is encoded by the coding sequence GTGAAATCAGATTGTTTACAACGTTTTATTTTTGACAATGCAGCGATTCGCGGTGAGTGGGTCAACTTGCAGGAAAGTTGGCAGGAAGTGTTAAATCGCCGTGACTACCCTCAAGCCTTACGCAATGTCTTAGGTGAAATGATGGGGGCGGCAGCACTGTTAGCCGCCACAGTCAAAATCACTGGCCGACTGGTATTACAAGTGCGTTCTGAAGGCCCTGTTTCATTGATGATGGTGGAATGCACCAGTAAAGATACCTTACGTGCACTCGCTCAGTGGGATGGGGAGATCGCCGACGATGCCAGCCTGACTGATATGATGGGTGGCGGTACCTTAGCAATTACCATTGAGCAGGAAGGAGCCAAACAACCTTATCAGGGCGTAGTCAGTCTGCAAGGTGTTAACTTAGCTGAAACCCTGGAAAACTACTTCGAAAACTCCGAGCAATTAGCCACTAAAATCTGGCTGTCAGCGAATGAACATAATGTCGCAGGCTTATTCTTGCAGCAGCTACCCAGCGAAGAAAATCAACGTGAAGATGCTCAGGAAGACTGGTTCCGTATCAGTCAACTGGCAAGCACGATTACCGATGAAGAATTGCTGACATTAGAGTCAGAAACTTTATTACATCGTTTATTCCATGAGGAACAAGTCAGACTGTTCGAACCAACTGATTTACGTTTCTCCTGCACCTGCTCACGTCAGCGCGTAGAAGAAACCATCGCCATGTTAGGGCAGGAAGAGGCCGATGATATTATCGTCACCGAAGGTGAGATCGAAGTCGCCTGTGAATTCTGTAATCAGCATTACACCTTTGATAAAGTCGATGTCGCCAAGTTATTTAATGACACCGTCGCTTCAGCAAGTGAACCCAATACGTTGCACTAA
- a CDS encoding Hsp20 family protein: MNAIDLTPLYRSSVGFDRLGSLINHALTADSTSSGYPPYNIELIEDNRYAITLAVAGFTQEELDIQVENGVLTVRGEKAAKEERKYLHQGIAYRSFERKFNLADYVEVTGADLSNGLLTISLVKEIPEAMKPKSIPINQTVNKALEHDVEDKKADTSKAA, translated from the coding sequence ATGAATGCAATTGACCTAACCCCTCTTTATCGTAGTAGTGTTGGTTTTGATCGTTTGGGATCACTGATTAACCATGCACTCACTGCAGACTCCACTTCCAGTGGATACCCTCCCTACAATATCGAGCTTATTGAGGACAACCGCTATGCCATCACACTAGCCGTTGCCGGCTTTACCCAAGAGGAGCTTGATATTCAGGTTGAAAATGGTGTGCTGACTGTAAGAGGTGAAAAAGCGGCTAAAGAAGAGCGTAAATACCTCCATCAAGGTATTGCTTATCGTTCATTTGAACGTAAGTTCAACCTTGCTGATTACGTCGAAGTGACTGGCGCTGATCTTTCCAACGGCTTACTGACTATCAGCCTTGTGAAAGAAATTCCTGAAGCGATGAAGCCTAAATCGATTCCGATTAATCAAACGGTTAACAAAGCTTTGGAACATGATGTGGAAGATAAAAAAGCCGACACTTCTAAAGCAGCCTAA
- a CDS encoding methyl-accepting chemotaxis protein, whose translation MLNQLTVKKKLFILSVLVGVTILVMIILGQIFLSKIIHLENAAHQAVKLETNMLMLRRHEKDFLKRLDLKYQDEFHQTQQIFLSNLEQLSQSLDQLGQSHESLNALHDVLIEYGTKFDEIAAVEQTIGLTPTDGLYGNLRKAVHQVEETINTFNDDTLLAAMLMLRRHEKDFMLRSDIKYVSKFEESYTDFNRRLDDSYISTDMKKQIGNEIEKYRADFLSLVKGYETRGMNSESGLLGELRSTIHRGEGELDTLEQHISNEIPKAIQNAKITVFVIALTLAALILWLIRLLSQSIIIPLHKLSETMQEVEKNRDLSLRVDDSGKDEIAEMAHSFNLMTASFQKLIQQVMTSALTVSAAAEELSVVAEQTKKGVINQQSSSEQVATAMNEMTATVQEVARYAAEAASLSKSSDSETSQGQLLVKDTIDSIKQLAVQSSSNADAIKNLQAESENIGTVLTVIQSIAEQTNLLALNAAIEAARAGESGRGFAVVADEVRTLAQRSKESTEEIKTIIERLQNEANQCVTATMKGKEYVEATVTKVGAAGESLSMISERVRSIMDMNTHIASAAEEQSAVAEDINRNVNHIAQVAEENAESTSQTTETSQGLAGLAADLQKLITQFKV comes from the coding sequence ATGCTTAATCAACTCACTGTGAAAAAGAAACTCTTCATTTTGTCAGTATTGGTCGGTGTGACAATATTAGTGATGATTATTCTCGGGCAGATATTCCTATCCAAAATTATTCACTTAGAAAATGCCGCTCATCAAGCTGTTAAGTTAGAAACGAATATGTTGATGTTACGTCGACATGAAAAAGACTTTCTCAAACGACTTGATTTGAAATATCAAGATGAGTTTCATCAAACACAACAGATTTTTCTCAGTAATCTTGAACAACTTTCTCAGTCACTGGATCAGCTGGGTCAGTCACACGAGTCACTCAATGCACTTCATGATGTGCTGATTGAATACGGCACAAAATTTGATGAAATTGCAGCCGTTGAACAAACCATAGGATTAACCCCTACCGATGGTTTATATGGCAACCTTCGAAAAGCAGTGCATCAGGTTGAGGAGACCATCAACACATTTAATGACGATACTTTACTTGCCGCCATGCTGATGCTGAGACGTCATGAAAAAGACTTTATGCTGCGTTCAGACATCAAATATGTCAGTAAATTTGAAGAATCCTATACTGATTTTAATCGCCGCCTGGATGACAGCTATATTTCCACGGATATGAAAAAACAGATTGGCAATGAAATAGAAAAGTATCGTGCTGATTTTTTATCTTTAGTGAAAGGTTATGAAACACGTGGGATGAATTCTGAGTCAGGATTGCTGGGAGAGTTACGTAGCACGATCCATCGAGGTGAAGGTGAACTTGATACGCTTGAACAACATATCAGTAATGAAATCCCTAAAGCGATACAAAATGCAAAAATCACTGTTTTTGTTATCGCATTGACACTGGCAGCACTGATTTTATGGCTTATCAGGCTATTAAGCCAAAGTATTATCATTCCACTTCATAAGCTGTCTGAGACCATGCAAGAAGTCGAAAAAAATCGTGATTTAAGTTTGCGTGTTGATGACTCGGGTAAGGATGAAATTGCCGAAATGGCACACTCCTTTAACCTAATGACGGCCTCATTTCAAAAGCTGATTCAACAGGTCATGACCTCTGCTCTCACCGTCAGTGCCGCAGCTGAGGAACTCTCTGTAGTGGCTGAACAAACCAAAAAAGGTGTTATCAACCAACAAAGCAGTAGTGAGCAAGTTGCTACAGCCATGAATGAAATGACCGCGACTGTGCAGGAAGTCGCACGTTATGCGGCTGAAGCAGCGAGTTTATCTAAAAGTTCTGATAGCGAGACCAGTCAGGGACAATTATTGGTCAAAGACACCATTGATTCCATCAAACAATTGGCTGTTCAGAGTTCAAGTAACGCAGATGCCATTAAAAACCTGCAGGCAGAAAGTGAAAACATTGGCACCGTATTAACCGTGATACAAAGTATTGCCGAACAAACCAACTTACTAGCGTTAAATGCAGCGATTGAAGCGGCACGCGCTGGCGAGTCTGGTCGAGGTTTTGCTGTTGTCGCAGATGAAGTCAGAACATTGGCACAACGCAGCAAAGAGTCAACAGAAGAAATTAAAACGATTATCGAGCGTTTGCAAAATGAAGCCAATCAATGTGTGACAGCTACAATGAAAGGTAAGGAATATGTAGAAGCCACCGTGACTAAAGTTGGCGCAGCTGGCGAAAGTCTGAGTATGATTTCAGAACGTGTCAGATCGATTATGGATATGAACACACATATTGCAAGTGCCGCCGAAGAACAGAGTGCCGTGGCTGAAGACATTAACCGTAATGTAAATCACATTGCACAAGTAGCCGAAGAAAATGCTGAAAGCACATCACAAACAACGGAAACCAGTCAGGGCCTTGCTGGACTGGCAGCAGACTTGCAAAAACTGATTACTCAGTTCAAAGTCTGA
- a CDS encoding HNH endonuclease, giving the protein METTHREIVNYWIGHQSECGLSVDWREAEKLCWRCAHKRMLQRCHIIPRSLGGDESPSNLVLLCAQCHAEAPNVNDPEFMWVWLRAHAVSFYGTYWLERGIREYEFVYGEKPFSGLTNTDELMKKVMDVAQQIFQKTSTHWGQGKINPATWAWVFRQIDEEARETID; this is encoded by the coding sequence ATGGAAACTACTCATCGCGAAATTGTTAATTATTGGATAGGTCACCAAAGCGAATGTGGTCTGTCCGTCGATTGGAGAGAAGCAGAAAAACTTTGTTGGCGTTGTGCGCATAAACGAATGCTTCAACGTTGCCATATTATTCCACGTTCCCTTGGTGGAGATGAAAGCCCTAGCAACCTAGTGCTCTTATGTGCTCAGTGTCATGCGGAAGCCCCAAATGTTAATGATCCTGAGTTCATGTGGGTATGGCTTCGAGCTCACGCTGTTAGCTTTTATGGCACTTATTGGCTTGAGCGCGGAATTCGCGAGTACGAATTTGTTTATGGTGAAAAACCGTTCTCTGGACTCACGAATACTGATGAGCTCATGAAAAAAGTTATGGACGTCGCTCAGCAAATATTTCAAAAGACCAGTACCCATTGGGGTCAAGGAAAGATCAACCCTGCTACTTGGGCATGGGTTTTTCGCCAGATCGATGAAGAAGCACGCGAGACAATTGATTAG
- the htpG gene encoding molecular chaperone HtpG has product MSVDAHKETLGFQTEVKQLLNLMIHSLYSNKEIFLRELVSNAADAADKLRFEALSDDALYEDDAELKIRVEFDKDKNTVTISDNGIGMTREEVIENIGTIARSGTRKFFEKLTGDQSKDSQLIGQFGVGFYSAFIVADKVTLRTRRAGLTAEHGVQWESAGEGEFTIETIEKPQRGTEIVLHLREGEEEFANGWRLRNIITKYSDHINLPIVMAKEPLPNEDGEIDEADKGDETINKATALWSLSKNDITDDQYKEFYKQIAHDYQDPMLWSHNKVEGNIEYTSLLYIPSKAPFDLWDRDRMHGIKLYVKRVFIMEDSEQLMPRYLRFIRGVVDTNDLPLNVSREILQSSKTIDTIRAASVKKVLSELSKLAKNEPEQYAEFWKEFGQVLKEGPGEDFANKETLAKLFRFATTESGSSDQTVSLEDYVSRMKDKQEKIYYITAESYAAAKNSPHLEVFRKKGIEVLLLTDRVDEWLVNSLTEFDDKHLQSVAKGDLDLGELEDEEEKKAHEETDKNFEDLVERVKKSLEDKVKDVRITHRLTDSPACLVADNYDMSMNLERMLKAAGQDVAGTKPIMELNPEHPMVVKLKDESDESRFTDWTSILFDQALLAEGGQLEDPATYVKRINEILLKIA; this is encoded by the coding sequence ATGAGTGTTGATGCACATAAGGAAACGCTAGGTTTTCAAACTGAAGTCAAACAACTATTGAATCTGATGATTCACTCTTTGTACTCCAATAAAGAGATCTTTTTACGTGAATTAGTTTCAAACGCGGCCGATGCAGCTGATAAATTGCGTTTTGAAGCGTTATCAGACGATGCACTTTATGAAGATGATGCGGAATTAAAAATTCGTGTCGAGTTTGATAAAGATAAAAATACCGTCACTATCAGTGATAACGGTATTGGTATGACGCGTGAAGAAGTGATTGAAAATATCGGCACCATTGCTCGCAGTGGTACTCGTAAGTTTTTTGAAAAGCTCACAGGCGATCAAAGTAAAGATTCACAATTAATTGGTCAGTTCGGTGTCGGTTTCTATTCTGCCTTTATCGTGGCTGACAAAGTGACATTACGAACACGCCGTGCTGGTCTGACGGCTGAGCACGGTGTGCAGTGGGAATCTGCCGGTGAAGGTGAGTTCACCATTGAAACCATCGAAAAACCACAACGCGGTACAGAAATCGTGCTGCATCTTCGTGAAGGTGAAGAAGAGTTCGCTAACGGCTGGCGTCTGCGTAATATCATCACCAAGTACTCAGACCACATCAACCTGCCGATTGTGATGGCAAAAGAGCCATTACCGAACGAAGATGGCGAAATTGATGAAGCCGATAAAGGTGATGAAACCATCAACAAAGCGACAGCCTTATGGTCTCTGTCGAAAAATGACATCACCGATGATCAGTACAAAGAGTTCTACAAACAAATCGCTCACGACTATCAGGACCCCATGCTGTGGAGTCATAACAAAGTCGAAGGCAATATCGAATACACCTCACTGCTCTACATTCCGTCAAAAGCCCCATTTGATTTGTGGGACCGTGACCGCATGCACGGCATCAAGCTGTATGTAAAACGCGTCTTTATCATGGAAGACAGCGAACAATTGATGCCACGTTACCTGCGCTTTATTCGTGGTGTGGTGGATACCAATGACTTGCCACTGAATGTGTCACGTGAAATTCTGCAAAGCAGCAAAACCATTGACACCATTCGTGCCGCGTCAGTGAAAAAAGTTCTGAGCGAACTGAGTAAACTGGCGAAAAACGAACCTGAGCAATATGCTGAGTTCTGGAAAGAATTTGGTCAGGTGTTAAAAGAAGGTCCGGGCGAAGACTTTGCTAATAAAGAAACATTGGCGAAACTATTCCGTTTTGCCACTACCGAATCTGGCTCGTCAGACCAAACGGTTTCTCTGGAAGACTACGTCAGCCGGATGAAAGACAAGCAAGAGAAGATTTACTACATCACTGCAGAAAGCTACGCGGCAGCGAAAAACAGCCCGCATCTGGAAGTTTTCCGTAAGAAAGGTATTGAAGTCTTATTGCTGACGGATCGTGTCGATGAATGGTTAGTGAATTCTCTGACTGAGTTTGATGATAAACACCTGCAATCAGTCGCTAAAGGTGACCTGGACTTAGGTGAGCTGGAAGACGAAGAAGAGAAAAAAGCGCACGAAGAAACCGATAAAAACTTCGAAGACTTAGTGGAAAGAGTGAAAAAATCACTGGAAGACAAAGTCAAAGATGTACGTATCACGCATCGTTTAACAGACTCTCCAGCCTGTTTAGTCGCTGATAACTACGATATGAGTATGAATCTTGAGCGTATGTTAAAAGCAGCCGGTCAGGATGTGGCAGGGACTAAACCGATTATGGAGCTGAACCCTGAGCATCCGATGGTCGTGAAACTGAAAGATGAATCCGATGAAAGTCGCTTTACCGACTGGACATCGATTCTGTTTGACCAGGCATTATTGGCAGAAGGTGGGCAACTGGAAGATCCAGCCACCTATGTCAAACGTATCAACGAGATTTTGTTGAAGATTGCTTAG
- a CDS encoding YrhK family protein, protein MSESTKLDNPITFTIGHEQLQIRRRYEVVSILNDFLIAIWFLIGSILFLYPEYENTAVWLFIIGSFQFLLRPTLRLASHIHLQRIPESEWQK, encoded by the coding sequence ATGTCTGAGTCAACAAAACTCGATAATCCGATTACCTTCACTATAGGCCACGAACAATTACAGATTCGTCGACGCTATGAAGTGGTTAGTATTCTCAATGATTTTCTGATTGCTATCTGGTTTTTGATCGGCAGTATTCTCTTTCTGTATCCCGAGTACGAAAATACCGCAGTATGGCTTTTCATTATTGGTAGTTTTCAGTTTTTATTACGGCCCACTTTACGTTTAGCTTCTCATATTCACCTGCAGCGTATTCCTGAGTCTGAGTGGCAAAAATAG